A region from the Simiduia sp. 21SJ11W-1 genome encodes:
- a CDS encoding SPOR domain-containing protein, which yields MDDKVKQRLVGAVVLASIAVIFFPSLFDEPDNRYIGGQSQIPPAPTITPQVIAEPVRPENIEPAKAPDEMYALIDEPEPASPSEPASAPAPEAAAAPIPTPTVPPSPAPESPGLNDQGVLKGWVLQVASLTDQARADDLINRLQQAGHKAFARPLVNSKGQQVVRVFVGPKADKAALLAVKKELDASLKVNSLVREFKP from the coding sequence GTGGATGACAAAGTAAAACAGCGATTGGTGGGGGCCGTGGTACTGGCCTCCATTGCCGTGATTTTTTTCCCCAGCCTGTTTGATGAGCCGGATAACCGCTACATTGGCGGCCAATCCCAGATTCCGCCAGCGCCCACCATTACCCCGCAAGTGATTGCAGAGCCTGTTCGCCCGGAAAATATCGAGCCGGCAAAAGCGCCCGATGAGATGTACGCACTCATTGATGAGCCAGAACCCGCAAGCCCATCCGAGCCCGCCAGTGCACCAGCCCCTGAAGCTGCCGCCGCGCCCATACCTACCCCCACCGTGCCCCCGAGCCCGGCGCCCGAGTCACCCGGCCTGAATGATCAGGGCGTATTGAAAGGGTGGGTGCTGCAGGTGGCCAGCCTCACAGACCAGGCGCGCGCCGACGACCTGATCAACAGGCTCCAGCAGGCCGGCCACAAGGCCTTCGCACGGCCGTTGGTCAACAGCAAGGGCCAGCAAGTAGTGCGGGTGTTTGTGGGCCCCAAGGCCGATAAGGCCGCGTTATTGGCCGTAAAGAAAGAGCTGGATGCCAGCTTGAAAGTGAATTCACTGGTGCGCGAATTTAAACCCTGA
- a CDS encoding O-succinylhomoserine sulfhydrylase codes for MAKIDLGAKAFLDQQRGILNEALQDAGLDTLAVRAGQLRSPEGEHGEAMFMTSSYVFDSAAAAAARFSGDDPGNVYSRYTNPTVRYFQERMAALEGGESAVATSSGMAAILSTCMALLKAGDHVVCSRSVFGTTNALFSKYLGKLGIHTTFVTLTDLDDWQAALTPATKMLFLETPSNPLCELADLSAISAIAKAQGALLVVDNCFCTPALQRPLSLGADIVVHSATKYLDGQGRCVGGVVVGRKEQMDEVLAFVRTAGPTMSAFNAWVFVKGLETLRLRMDAHCASAQALAEWLCEQPQVEQVYYAGLPSHPGHALAARQQRGFGGVLSFKVKGGREAAWAFIDGTRIFSITANLGDAKSTIVHPATTTHGRLSEQDKAQAGITENLIRLSVGLEDVDDLKADLQRGLHAL; via the coding sequence ATGGCCAAAATAGACTTAGGCGCGAAAGCATTTCTTGATCAGCAGCGCGGTATTCTGAACGAAGCCTTGCAAGATGCCGGGCTAGATACGCTGGCCGTACGCGCAGGCCAATTGCGCAGCCCCGAGGGCGAGCACGGCGAGGCCATGTTCATGACCTCAAGCTACGTGTTCGATTCAGCCGCCGCCGCTGCCGCGCGCTTTTCCGGCGACGACCCGGGCAATGTTTATTCGCGCTACACCAACCCCACGGTGCGCTATTTTCAGGAGCGTATGGCCGCACTGGAAGGTGGTGAATCGGCGGTTGCCACATCTTCCGGTATGGCGGCCATTCTCAGCACCTGCATGGCGCTGCTGAAAGCGGGCGACCACGTGGTGTGCTCGCGCAGCGTGTTTGGCACCACCAATGCGCTGTTTAGCAAATACCTGGGCAAGCTGGGCATTCACACCACCTTTGTCACCTTGACGGATCTCGATGATTGGCAGGCCGCCCTCACGCCTGCCACCAAGATGCTGTTTTTGGAAACTCCTTCAAACCCCTTGTGCGAGCTGGCAGACCTGAGTGCTATCTCGGCCATTGCCAAAGCGCAGGGTGCCTTGCTGGTGGTAGATAACTGTTTTTGCACACCGGCGTTGCAGCGCCCGTTGAGTTTGGGTGCCGATATTGTGGTGCACTCGGCCACCAAATACCTGGATGGCCAAGGCCGCTGCGTGGGCGGTGTGGTGGTAGGGCGAAAAGAGCAAATGGATGAAGTGCTGGCCTTCGTCCGCACCGCGGGCCCCACCATGAGCGCCTTTAACGCCTGGGTATTTGTGAAGGGGCTGGAAACCCTTCGCCTACGCATGGATGCCCACTGCGCCAGTGCCCAGGCCCTTGCCGAGTGGCTGTGCGAACAGCCGCAGGTAGAGCAGGTGTACTACGCGGGATTGCCCAGCCATCCGGGGCACGCGCTCGCTGCCCGCCAGCAACGGGGCTTTGGTGGCGTGCTGTCTTTCAAAGTTAAGGGCGGCCGTGAGGCGGCCTGGGCGTTCATCGATGGCACCCGCATTTTCAGCATCACCGCCAACCTGGGCGATGCCAAGAGCACCATCGTACACCCGGCCACCACCACCCACGGGCGCTTGTCTGAGCAAGACAAAGCCCAGGCCGGCATTACCGAAAACCTGATCCGGTTGTCTGTGGGGCTTGAAGATGTAGACGACCTGAAAGCCGATTTACAGCGGGGCCTGCATGCCCTTTAG
- the trpA gene encoding tryptophan synthase subunit alpha, which translates to MNRINKCLQALQAEGKKALVTYIVNGDPKPGVTLATMHALVAQGADILELGVPFSDPMADGPVIQAGHERALAHNTSLRDTLAVVQAFRETNHNTPVVLMGYANPVVRMGYETLADRAVAAGVDGFLTVDLPPEEATEFNALLRARELENIFLLAPTTTDDRMGSVAALAGGFLYYVSLKGVTGAGHLDIASVTDKIAAIRRHSTLPLCVGFGIKDADSAKAVGTVADGVVVGSLLVAKMGEFADHSASEIAEQTAALIAPLRTALDSL; encoded by the coding sequence ATGAACCGTATAAACAAGTGCCTGCAGGCTCTGCAGGCCGAAGGCAAGAAAGCACTGGTTACCTATATCGTAAACGGTGATCCAAAGCCCGGTGTAACCTTGGCTACCATGCACGCCCTGGTGGCCCAGGGCGCCGATATTCTTGAGTTGGGTGTACCATTTTCAGACCCCATGGCCGATGGCCCTGTGATTCAAGCCGGCCACGAGCGCGCACTGGCGCACAACACCAGCCTGCGCGATACCCTGGCGGTGGTGCAGGCGTTTCGCGAAACCAACCACAATACGCCCGTGGTGCTTATGGGCTATGCCAACCCGGTGGTGCGCATGGGCTATGAAACCCTGGCAGACAGGGCCGTGGCCGCCGGCGTTGACGGCTTTTTAACGGTGGATTTACCGCCCGAAGAAGCCACCGAATTCAACGCACTGTTAAGGGCTCGAGAGCTTGAAAACATCTTCCTGCTGGCGCCCACCACCACCGATGATCGCATGGGCAGTGTGGCCGCACTGGCCGGTGGCTTCCTTTACTATGTGTCGTTGAAGGGTGTGACCGGTGCAGGGCATTTGGATATTGCCTCAGTCACCGATAAAATTGCCGCTATTCGCCGCCATTCCACGCTGCCTTTGTGCGTGGGCTTTGGCATTAAAGATGCCGATTCCGCCAAAGCGGTGGGCACAGTGGCCGATGGCGTAGTGGTGGGCAGCCTGCTGGTAGCCAAAATGGGTGAGTTTGCGGATCATTCGGCCAGCGAAATTGCCGAGCAAACCGCGGCCCTGATTGCGCCGCTGCGCACAGCGCTAGACAGCCTTTAA
- the accD gene encoding acetyl-CoA carboxylase, carboxyltransferase subunit beta, with amino-acid sequence MSWLDKIVTNVVRKDPKRAESKVPEGLWKKCLKCAAVLYRPELERNLDVCPKCDHHMRIGARRRLDIFLDPQERHEIAADVLPVDRLKFKDIKKYKDRLSQAQKDTGEKDALVAMKGLLKGMPVVAVAFEFAFHGGSMGYVVGERFTRAAQLALEEKIPLVCFSATGGARMQEALISLMQMAKTSAVIERMKMAGVPYISIMTDPVYGGVSASLALLGDINAAEPGARAGFAGPNIIEQTIRQKLPKGFQRAEFLLEHGAIDMIIPRDKMRDKVAGLLAKFTNSKVA; translated from the coding sequence ATGAGCTGGTTGGACAAAATTGTCACCAATGTCGTTCGCAAAGACCCCAAGCGCGCCGAGAGCAAGGTGCCCGAAGGACTGTGGAAAAAGTGCCTGAAGTGTGCGGCCGTATTGTACCGTCCGGAGCTTGAGCGCAACCTGGATGTGTGCCCCAAGTGCGATCACCACATGCGCATTGGCGCGCGCCGCCGTTTGGATATTTTCCTGGATCCGCAAGAGCGCCATGAAATTGCCGCCGATGTGCTGCCCGTTGATCGCCTCAAATTCAAAGATATCAAGAAGTACAAAGATCGCCTGTCTCAAGCCCAAAAAGACACCGGCGAAAAAGACGCACTCGTTGCCATGAAAGGCCTGCTTAAAGGCATGCCTGTGGTGGCTGTGGCCTTTGAATTTGCCTTCCACGGCGGCTCTATGGGCTATGTGGTAGGCGAGCGCTTTACCCGTGCGGCCCAGCTTGCGCTGGAAGAGAAAATCCCGCTTGTGTGCTTCTCGGCTACCGGTGGTGCGCGCATGCAAGAGGCCTTGATTTCGCTCATGCAAATGGCCAAAACCAGCGCCGTGATCGAGCGCATGAAAATGGCCGGTGTGCCTTATATTTCCATCATGACAGACCCGGTATACGGTGGCGTTTCGGCAAGCCTTGCCTTGCTTGGCGACATCAATGCCGCAGAACCCGGTGCCCGTGCAGGCTTTGCCGGCCCCAATATCATTGAGCAAACCATTCGCCAAAAGTTGCCCAAGGGCTTCCAGCGCGCGGAGTTTTTGCTAGAGCATGGCGCCATCGACATGATTATCCCGCGCGATAAAATGCGCGACAAAGTGGCCGGCCTGTTGGCGAAGTTCACCAATAGCAAGGTGGCCTGA
- a CDS encoding CvpA family protein encodes MNWADWTILVILLVSSVISIYRGFVKEALSLVVWLLAISIALWFDDRLAPLMDGVSENPSVVHSLAFALLFLGTLIVGAMVNYLISQLVKMTGLTGTDRLLGMFFGMARGLVVVMAMLIWLPHFLPVDQDPWWQESRLIPTFLSFEGWAKQLASDAGDMLSRLLSSSGPLES; translated from the coding sequence ATGAATTGGGCCGACTGGACGATCCTTGTGATCTTGCTTGTTTCCAGCGTCATCAGTATCTACCGAGGTTTTGTTAAAGAAGCGTTATCGCTTGTTGTGTGGCTACTCGCAATTTCTATTGCCCTCTGGTTTGACGACCGATTGGCACCCTTGATGGATGGGGTGTCCGAGAACCCCTCCGTGGTTCATTCCCTGGCCTTTGCGCTACTCTTTCTGGGCACCTTGATTGTGGGTGCTATGGTCAATTACCTCATTAGCCAGCTGGTTAAAATGACCGGCCTGACCGGTACCGACCGCTTGCTTGGAATGTTTTTTGGCATGGCCCGCGGGCTGGTAGTGGTGATGGCAATGCTCATTTGGCTGCCGCATTTTCTGCCCGTGGATCAAGACCCCTGGTGGCAGGAATCGCGCCTGATTCCCACATTTTTGTCGTTTGAGGGCTGGGCCAAACAATTGGCCAGTGATGCAGGCGACATGCTGAGCCGTTTGCTCAGCAGCTCCGGCCCGCTGGAAAGCTAG
- the folC gene encoding bifunctional tetrahydrofolate synthase/dihydrofolate synthase yields the protein MRFERLSDWLRWQEQHHPSAIELGLGRVRQVASRLDLLAPARAATKVITVAGTNGKGSAVATLAALLRAQGASVGAYTSPHLMDYNERIRVNGEPASDALICNAFAAIDACAQDISLTYFEFGTLAALWIFQQLAVDYWVLEVGLGGRLDAVNIVDADVAIITSIALDHQDWLGDDIAQIGREKAGIARAGKPLVYADAEPQASVLEAAQAAGAQCLLTGRDYTVRTFAGQCELRWGAHTLAFPEPHLPLPSVSAALVALLSLGLAINPVWVQRLGDLRVPGRFQQFTWQGRQWLLDVAHNPAACKYFAERARALDARGRTHAIVAMMADKDQAGALSELAPLVDEWFFANLPGNPRAARAEQLAALVPGSPRTLADVPAALNQALKDSRAGDSIWVLGSFFTVAAALQWLQAQGADVAPAGNN from the coding sequence GTGCGATTTGAGCGCTTGTCCGATTGGTTGCGCTGGCAAGAGCAGCACCACCCCAGCGCAATCGAGCTCGGCCTAGGCCGGGTGCGGCAAGTGGCAAGCCGGCTGGATCTGCTGGCGCCAGCGCGTGCGGCCACCAAGGTCATCACAGTGGCTGGCACCAACGGCAAGGGCAGTGCGGTGGCAACCCTGGCTGCCCTGTTGCGTGCCCAGGGCGCAAGTGTTGGCGCCTATACCTCCCCGCATTTAATGGATTACAACGAGCGCATTCGCGTGAATGGCGAGCCCGCAAGCGATGCGCTTATATGCAATGCCTTCGCCGCCATCGATGCCTGCGCCCAAGATATCAGCCTGACCTATTTCGAATTTGGCACCCTGGCTGCGCTCTGGATCTTCCAGCAGTTGGCGGTAGATTACTGGGTGCTGGAAGTGGGGCTGGGCGGGCGCCTGGATGCCGTCAACATTGTTGATGCCGATGTGGCCATCATCACCAGCATTGCGCTCGATCACCAGGATTGGCTAGGCGACGACATTGCGCAAATTGGCCGTGAAAAAGCCGGCATTGCGCGCGCCGGTAAACCGCTTGTTTATGCCGACGCCGAGCCGCAGGCATCAGTGCTGGAGGCCGCCCAGGCTGCCGGCGCCCAGTGCCTGCTTACCGGGCGCGACTACACAGTACGCACCTTTGCCGGCCAATGTGAGCTGCGCTGGGGTGCCCACACTCTGGCATTCCCCGAGCCCCACTTGCCGCTGCCAAGCGTCAGTGCCGCCCTGGTGGCACTGTTGAGCCTGGGGCTTGCCATCAACCCTGTGTGGGTGCAGCGCCTGGGCGATTTGCGGGTGCCGGGCCGCTTTCAGCAATTCACTTGGCAGGGCCGCCAGTGGCTGCTGGATGTTGCCCACAATCCGGCTGCCTGCAAATACTTTGCCGAGCGCGCGCGCGCGCTCGATGCCCGCGGGCGCACCCACGCCATAGTGGCGATGATGGCCGATAAAGATCAGGCCGGCGCGCTTTCTGAGCTGGCGCCCTTGGTGGATGAATGGTTCTTCGCCAACCTGCCGGGTAACCCCCGTGCCGCGCGCGCGGAGCAATTGGCAGCACTGGTGCCGGGCAGCCCGCGCACCCTGGCCGATGTGCCGGCCGCGCTCAATCAAGCACTGAAAGACAGCCGCGCCGGTGATAGCATTTGGGTGCTGGGTTCGTTTTTTACCGTGGCCGCCGCCTTGCAATGGCTGCAGGCACAAGGTGCAGATGTGGCACCGGCTGGCAACAATTGA
- the purF gene encoding amidophosphoribosyltransferase produces MCGIVGIVGKSNVNTQLYDALTMLQHRGQDAAGIVTCHEGRLAQVKANGLVRDVFRTSHMLRLVGNMGVGHVRYPTAGSSGPALAQPFYVNSPYGIALAHNGNLTNAAEVSEHVFRADLRHINTDSDSEVLINVLAHELHRLNKLTPSADDFFTAVEALHDRVKGGYAVVALVANYGVVAFRDPHGIRPLVYGKRSTPEGDEYMVASESVALDTLGFTLVGDVAPGEAIYINMHGQLHRRQCAKAPSLRPCIFEHVYFARPDSIMDGISVYKARLRQGEKLAEKILRENPDHDIDVVVPIPDSSRVAGQALAQTLGVKFREGLVKNRYIGRTFIMPGQQQRRKSVRQKLNTIELEFKGKNVLLVDDSIVRGTTCQQIIQMAREAGANKVYFASAAPAVAYPNVYGIDMPSAKELIAHDRTTKEICQEIGADWLVYQELEDLIAASSEGNPQVAEFDCSVFTGEYVTGDVDEAYLAKLDAARNDAAKAGDVKKSVDGDTVIGLHNDMHELG; encoded by the coding sequence ATGTGCGGTATTGTAGGAATTGTCGGTAAGAGTAACGTCAACACCCAGTTGTACGATGCCCTTACGATGCTTCAGCACCGAGGCCAGGACGCCGCAGGTATTGTGACGTGTCATGAGGGGCGCTTGGCGCAGGTAAAGGCCAACGGCCTGGTGCGCGATGTGTTTCGCACCAGCCACATGCTGCGCCTGGTGGGCAACATGGGTGTCGGCCACGTGCGCTACCCAACCGCTGGCAGTTCAGGCCCGGCGCTGGCGCAGCCGTTTTATGTCAACTCGCCCTACGGCATTGCCTTGGCGCACAACGGCAACCTCACCAACGCCGCCGAGGTAAGCGAGCACGTGTTTCGCGCAGACCTGCGCCACATCAATACCGATTCCGATTCAGAAGTGCTGATCAACGTATTGGCACACGAGCTGCACAGGCTTAACAAACTCACGCCGTCGGCGGATGACTTTTTTACCGCCGTTGAAGCCCTGCACGATCGGGTAAAGGGCGGCTACGCCGTGGTGGCACTGGTGGCCAACTACGGTGTGGTGGCCTTCCGCGACCCCCATGGCATTCGCCCGCTGGTATACGGCAAGCGTTCAACACCTGAGGGTGATGAATACATGGTGGCCTCTGAAAGCGTGGCGCTCGATACCCTGGGCTTTACTCTGGTGGGTGATGTGGCCCCGGGTGAAGCCATTTACATCAACATGCACGGCCAGTTACACCGTCGCCAGTGTGCCAAGGCGCCGTCTTTGCGCCCGTGTATTTTTGAGCATGTGTATTTCGCCCGCCCGGATTCCATCATGGATGGCATCTCCGTGTACAAGGCGCGCTTGCGTCAGGGGGAAAAGCTGGCGGAAAAAATTCTGCGCGAAAACCCCGATCACGACATCGACGTAGTTGTGCCCATTCCCGATTCATCCCGCGTGGCGGGGCAGGCGCTGGCGCAAACACTGGGTGTGAAATTCCGTGAAGGCCTGGTGAAAAACCGCTACATAGGCCGCACGTTTATCATGCCCGGCCAACAGCAGCGCAGAAAATCTGTGCGCCAAAAACTCAACACCATTGAGCTTGAATTTAAAGGCAAGAATGTGTTGCTGGTGGATGACTCCATAGTGCGCGGCACCACCTGCCAGCAAATTATTCAAATGGCCCGTGAAGCCGGCGCCAACAAGGTGTACTTCGCCTCGGCGGCCCCGGCCGTGGCCTACCCGAATGTGTATGGCATAGACATGCCCTCGGCCAAGGAGCTCATTGCCCACGATCGCACCACCAAAGAGATCTGCCAGGAAATCGGCGCAGACTGGCTGGTGTACCAGGAGCTTGAAGATTTAATTGCCGCCTCCAGCGAAGGCAACCCGCAAGTGGCCGAATTCGACTGCTCGGTGTTTACCGGCGAATATGTGACCGGCGATGTGGATGAAGCCTACCTCGCCAAGCTTGATGCCGCGCGCAACGATGCCGCCAAGGCAGGCGATGTAAAGAAGTCAGTGGATGGTGATACAGTCATCGGTTTGCACAACGACATGCACGAACTGGGATAG
- the trpB gene encoding tryptophan synthase subunit beta, which produces MSNKDNGSPQVDFDAVPDAKGRFGEYGGRFVSETLIHALDELDAMYRKLKQDPEFQAEFDRDLAHYVGRPSPLYFAEHLTRKVGGAKIYLKREDLNHTGAHKVNNTIGQALLAKHSGKQRVIAETGAGQHGVASATVAARLGLKCQVYMGAEDVRRQALNVYRMKLLGAEVIAVQSGSKTLKDAMNEAMRDWATNVDDTFYIIGTAAGPAPYPELVRDFQCVIGREARAQSLEQIGRLPDALVACVGGGSNAIGLFHPFLKDEQVAMYGVEAGGDGVETGRHAAPLNDGIPGVLHGNRTYLMEDENGQIIDTHSVSAGLDYPGVGPEHAYLKDIGRAKYVAINDDEALDAFRTLTRVEGIMPALESSHAVAYAMKLAATMSPEQTVLVNLSGRGDKDIHTVAEIDGITVGSIKS; this is translated from the coding sequence GTGTCGAATAAAGATAATGGTTCACCGCAAGTAGATTTTGATGCGGTTCCCGATGCAAAGGGCCGGTTTGGCGAATATGGTGGCCGGTTTGTGTCTGAAACCCTCATTCACGCGCTCGACGAGCTGGATGCGATGTACCGCAAGCTCAAGCAAGATCCCGAGTTTCAGGCCGAATTCGATCGCGATCTGGCCCACTATGTGGGGCGCCCGTCGCCGTTGTATTTTGCAGAGCACCTCACCCGCAAGGTGGGCGGTGCCAAAATTTACCTAAAGCGCGAAGATTTAAACCACACCGGCGCCCACAAGGTTAACAACACCATCGGCCAGGCATTGTTGGCCAAGCACTCGGGCAAGCAGCGGGTGATTGCCGAAACCGGTGCCGGCCAGCACGGTGTGGCCTCGGCTACAGTGGCTGCGCGCTTGGGCCTAAAGTGCCAGGTGTACATGGGTGCCGAAGACGTGCGCCGCCAGGCGCTGAATGTGTACCGCATGAAGCTCTTGGGCGCTGAAGTGATCGCCGTGCAATCTGGCTCCAAGACACTCAAAGATGCCATGAACGAGGCCATGCGCGATTGGGCCACCAACGTAGACGACACTTTCTACATCATCGGCACAGCCGCAGGCCCGGCGCCTTACCCGGAGCTGGTGCGCGATTTCCAGTGTGTGATTGGCCGCGAGGCCCGCGCCCAATCGCTCGAGCAAATTGGGCGCCTGCCCGATGCGCTGGTGGCCTGTGTGGGCGGTGGCTCCAATGCCATCGGCCTGTTCCACCCCTTCCTGAAAGATGAGCAAGTGGCCATGTATGGCGTTGAAGCCGGTGGCGACGGGGTTGAAACCGGCCGCCATGCCGCGCCTTTGAACGACGGTATTCCCGGTGTATTGCACGGCAACCGCACCTACCTGATGGAAGACGAGAACGGCCAGATTATTGATACCCACTCGGTATCGGCGGGCCTCGACTACCCCGGTGTGGGCCCCGAGCACGCCTACCTGAAAGACATTGGCCGGGCTAAGTATGTAGCCATTAACGACGATGAAGCGCTGGATGCCTTCCGCACCCTCACGCGCGTAGAGGGCATTATGCCGGCGTTGGAATCGAGCCACGCTGTGGCCTATGCCATGAAGCTTGCCGCCACCATGAGCCCTGAGCAAACGGTGCTGGTAAACCTCTCCGGGCGCGGCGATAAAGACATCCACACAGTGGCGGAAATCGACGGTATTACCGTAGGCAGCATCAAAAGCTGA
- a CDS encoding DUF58 domain-containing protein, whose product MFRSVIASFQQGFRNWVNRRIKAARTITLGQRNLFIFPAASGWAYIFTVLLLWVLGTNYENALILALAFLLLSVFVVAILHTYHNLAGLRLTLAEAQPVFAGERAAFRVRLARKAGSTKGQVLSIGWRDEMPVSTTLEGDEQDVELWAQSHRRGWLRPGRLKLESFFPMGIIRCWTWLDLDARALVYPKPVASDQAPWADADGELDAHFQRAGSDDFVGLESYQPGQSLKRIAWKQFARGQGLLLKQFAQSQGQAQALDWDFFEGLDTEGRLARLCYWVLYLDQRGLAFSLALPGQKIAMGLGDAHRERCLRALALFGSDAVAGTRAGSTADTTADAAHAD is encoded by the coding sequence ATGTTCCGTTCTGTAATTGCCAGCTTTCAACAGGGGTTTCGCAACTGGGTTAATCGGCGCATTAAGGCCGCGCGCACCATCACCCTGGGCCAGCGCAATTTATTTATTTTTCCTGCGGCAAGTGGCTGGGCCTATATCTTCACGGTTTTATTGTTGTGGGTGCTCGGCACCAACTATGAAAATGCACTCATTCTGGCCTTGGCGTTTTTATTGTTAAGCGTGTTTGTGGTGGCCATTTTGCACACCTATCACAATCTGGCGGGCTTGCGGCTAACACTCGCTGAGGCGCAACCGGTGTTTGCGGGCGAGCGCGCCGCCTTTCGCGTGCGCCTTGCCCGCAAAGCCGGCAGCACCAAGGGGCAGGTGCTCAGCATTGGCTGGCGCGATGAAATGCCGGTTTCCACCACTCTTGAAGGCGATGAACAAGACGTAGAGCTGTGGGCCCAAAGTCACCGCCGCGGCTGGCTCAGGCCCGGGCGGTTGAAGCTAGAAAGCTTTTTTCCTATGGGCATCATCCGGTGTTGGACATGGCTGGATCTGGATGCCCGGGCGCTGGTATACCCCAAACCCGTGGCCAGTGATCAAGCGCCCTGGGCCGATGCCGATGGCGAACTGGATGCCCACTTTCAACGCGCCGGCAGCGATGATTTTGTGGGCCTTGAAAGCTACCAGCCGGGCCAGTCTCTCAAGCGCATTGCCTGGAAGCAATTCGCCCGCGGTCAGGGCTTGTTGCTGAAACAATTTGCCCAATCCCAAGGCCAGGCGCAGGCGCTCGACTGGGATTTTTTTGAAGGCCTGGATACCGAAGGCAGGCTGGCGCGCTTGTGTTATTGGGTGCTTTATCTCGATCAGCGAGGCTTGGCCTTTTCGCTGGCGTTGCCCGGCCAAAAAATTGCCATGGGCTTGGGCGATGCCCATCGCGAGCGCTGCCTGCGGGCATTGGCACTGTTTGGTAGTGATGCGGTAGCGGGTACAAGAGCCGGTTCAACAGCAGATACAACAGCGGATGCAGCCCATGCTGATTGA
- a CDS encoding AAA family ATPase: MLEPVGQACEQIAGVLLGKDHQIKLAMTCLIARGHLLIEDLPGMGKTTLAHALAKVLGLSYQRVQFTSDLLPADILGVSVFNQAQGSFTFHPGPVFSQLLLADEINRSTPKTQSALLEAMEEGQVSIDGQSRALPEPFFVIATQNPLSQAGTFHLPESQLDRFLMRISLGYPSDAAERALFQGEDSRKLLAALKPALSLEQLNLLRANIDQVKASDAVLDYLQRLVNHTRTAPQYSYGLSPRGALALLKSAKTWALLHKRKYLVPEDLQTLFGAVVAHRVKGMGEQGDHQGEALVQLTLDEVDVLKG, translated from the coding sequence ATGCTTGAACCCGTGGGGCAGGCCTGTGAGCAAATCGCAGGGGTGCTCTTGGGCAAAGATCACCAGATCAAACTGGCCATGACCTGCCTCATTGCCCGCGGCCATTTGTTGATTGAAGATCTACCGGGCATGGGCAAAACCACGCTGGCGCATGCGCTGGCCAAGGTGTTGGGGTTGTCGTATCAGCGGGTGCAATTCACCTCCGATTTGCTGCCCGCCGATATTCTTGGGGTGTCGGTGTTTAACCAGGCCCAAGGCAGCTTTACCTTTCACCCGGGGCCTGTATTTTCGCAGCTGCTACTGGCCGATGAAATCAACCGCTCTACACCCAAAACCCAAAGTGCCCTGCTTGAGGCAATGGAAGAAGGGCAGGTGAGTATTGATGGCCAATCGCGCGCGCTGCCCGAGCCGTTTTTTGTGATTGCCACGCAAAATCCCTTATCCCAGGCAGGCACTTTTCATCTGCCTGAATCCCAGCTGGATCGCTTTTTGATGCGCATCAGCCTGGGTTACCCCTCCGATGCCGCCGAGCGCGCCCTGTTCCAAGGCGAAGACAGCCGCAAGCTACTGGCGGCTTTAAAGCCTGCCCTGAGCCTTGAGCAACTCAACCTGCTGCGCGCCAACATCGACCAGGTGAAAGCCTCAGATGCGGTGCTCGATTACCTGCAGCGGCTGGTGAATCACACCCGCACCGCGCCCCAATACAGCTATGGCCTGTCGCCACGGGGTGCGCTCGCGCTGTTGAAATCTGCCAAAACCTGGGCCTTGTTGCACAAGCGCAAGTACCTGGTGCCCGAAGATCTGCAAACCCTGTTCGGCGCCGTGGTGGCCCACCGGGTCAAGGGCATGGGCGAGCAGGGCGATCATCAGGGCGAGGCTTTGGTTCAGCTTACCCTTGATGAGGTAGACGTACTCAAGGGCTAA